Proteins from a genomic interval of Yarrowia lipolytica chromosome 1E, complete sequence:
- a CDS encoding uncharacterized protein (Compare to YALI0E16126g, weakly similar to uniprot|P32317 Saccharomyces cerevisiae YEL052w AFG1 ATPase family gene) produces MNLRLRTLGRTAVVRATLRNTSSLRYSSLRYSSQLALTDPLHIYQNKVASGELKADEAQLRVAAELQKLYHRLKDYTPPQDFQRKVSALQAQLLEIEKEAAGEDMTNSQIKKKAVRPWYKPDLKSMEMVKTLTDEEELINFNSPQGLLIHGEVGCGKSMLMDMFADSLPHQSKKRIHYNNFMLSLYGSIHRLTQERQDRLRSAETLLGKESEALLTDYILLELAQDMIDNHTVLLLDEFMLPDMAAAKIVKTLFIYYFKFGGVLVATSNRLPKDLYATNFSKTQFESFLTILQARCVTHNMQSDTDYREVLSEEEAAEGTDKPIVKYHVNDPEGDKAWEETVKTLCPSSEGKEEEIIVYGRPLVVPWVKDGVAMFKFSQLIERPLAAADFISLASRYHTIIVDEVPVMTLAKKNEARRLITLLDAAYECRCQLIIRAEANADSLFFPEIDNPEKMKEEADIQAQEMYSDTLQDIENPHRPNVSSYDTPTGQRESDENKRVIKPTNFADTTAFTGEDEKFAYKRAVSRLKEMTQSPHWKVDKWMPLPDSDRPWEVFSKSESYKEQEKKRALTDEAASLASMGFRPVKQVAPNAPKFNESHFWSMISWGDRVPKDEIAARWRKGADVYHK; encoded by the coding sequence ATGAACCTACGACTAAGAACTCTCGGGCGAACGGCGGTGGTGCGCGCGACTCTGCGAAACACCAGCTCGCTCAGATACTCGTCGCTCCGGTACAGCTCACAATTGGCGCTGACAGACCCGCTGCACATCTACCAGAACAAGGTGGCCAGTGGGGAGCTCAAGGCGGATGAGGCGCAACTGCGGGTGGCGGCagagctccagaaactgTACCACCGGCTCAAGGACTACACTCCTCCACAGGACTTTCAGCGGAAGGTGTCTGCCCTTCAGGCGCAACTTttggagattgagaaggaggcggCCGGGGAAGACATGACCAACTCGCAGATCAAGAAAAAGGCGGTCAGGCCGTGGTACAAGCCGGATCTCAAGTCTATGGAGATGGTCAAGACTCtgaccgacgaggaggagctcatcaactTCAACTCGCCCCAGGGTCTGCTGATTCACGGAGAAGTGGGCTGTGGCAAGAGTATGCTGATGGACATGTTTGCCGACTCGTTGCCCCACCagtccaagaagcgaaTCCATTACAACAACTTCATGTTGTCGCTGTATGGAAGTATCCATCGGTTGACccaagaacgacaagacCGACTGCGATCTGCTGAGACTCTTCTTGGCAAGGAATCTGAGGCGCTTCTGACAGATTATATTCTGCTGGAATTAGCCCAGGATATGATTGACAACCACACCGTTCTATTGCTGGACGAATTCATGTTGCCCGACATGGCAGCCgccaagattgtcaagaCGCTCTTCATCTACTACTTCAAGTTTGGAGGCGTGCTGGTGGCCACAAGTAACCGTCTCCCCAAAGACCTGTATGCCaccaacttctccaagaCACAGTTTGAGAGTTTTCTGACCATTCTGCAGGCCCGATGTGTCACCCACAACATGCAAAGTGACACTGACTACCGAGAGGTGCtttcagaagaagaggctGCAGAGGGTACAGACAAGCCCATTGTCAAGTACCACGTCAACGATCCCGAGGGTGACAAGGCGTGGGAAGAGACAGTTAAGACTCtgtgtccttcttctgaagGTAAGGAAGAGGAGATCATTGTGTATGGACGGCCTCTTGTGGTTCCCTGGGTCAAGGACGGAGTTGCCATGTTCAAGTTCAGCCAGCTGATTGAACGACccctggctgctgctgattTCATCTCTCTGGCTTCCAGATACCATACCATCATTGTCGATGAGGTGCCTGTCATGactctggccaagaagaacgaggCCCGTCGTCTCATCACTCTGCTGGATGCTGCCTACGAGTGTCGATGTCAGCTCATCATTCGAGCAGAGGCTAATGCCGACTCGCTCTTTTTCCCCGAGATTGATAATCCTGAAaagatgaaggaggaggctgatATCCAGGCCCAGGAAATGTACTCGGACACGCTTCAGGACATTGAGAACCCCCATCGACCCAACGTTTCCTCCTACGACACTCCTACTGGCCAGCGAGAGTCTGATGAGAACAAGCGAGTCATCAAGCCAACCAACTTTGCTGACACCACCGCCTTTACCGGCGAGGACGAGAAGTTTGCCTACAAGCGGGCTGTTTCTCGACTCAAGGAGATGACCCAGAGCCCTCATTGGAAGGTGGACAAGTGGATGCCTCTGCCGGACTCGGATCGGCCGTGGGAGGTGTTTTCCAAATCGGAGAGCtacaaggagcaggagaagaagcgggCTCTGACTGACGAGGCTGCTTCTCTTGCCAGCATGGGTTTCCGGCCTGTCAAGCAGGTTGCACCTAACGCGCCCAAATTCAACGAGTCGCATTTCTGGTCCATGATTTCGTGGGGCGACCGAGTTcccaaggacgagattgccGCCAGATGGCGAAAGGGAGCCGATGTTTACCACAAGTAG
- a CDS encoding uncharacterized protein (Compare to YALI0E16148g, no similarity, similar to Saccharomyces cerevisiae SAM35 (YHR083W); ancestral locus Anc_5.378), which translates to MLKVPAPIKTFFDAFPLEKLPPLEVSETDSNACQVVGGGSTQSPDFYLYTYGHKNGVGTTLSTEPTSLAVQLLLSYFHPKKSTQLATVSHLANMDGKLPLLVQQPSNRTFLTFNSIYKNLVPSTPQINVLSSLVFHNLYHAWIVTILDPAYSRQFENTFLSVKSLESNTEARFVEPLKIRFMQDLITDHKNLATAMEQSTRLPTRLVMSMESVYDSHPEIEDIYCRAHDALTAFSKLLAESPSQFFNAKDKGFEQSEIGSLDCVVAAFIYSLRPESPFGQTRLGHMVQDFPDLSSHAVSVIEEVYKKN; encoded by the coding sequence ATGCTCAAAGTGCCCGCTCCAATCAAAACATTCTTCGACGCGTTCCCGCTGGAGAAATTGCCGCCGCTGGAGGTGTCGGAAACCGACTCCAACGCCTGCCAGGTGGTCGGAGGCGGATCAACACAATCCCCGGACTTTTACCTGTACACGTACGGACACAAAAATGGTGTGGGAACGACGCTGAGCACGGAACCAACATCGCTGGCGGTGCAATTGTTGCTGTCATATTTCCACCCCAAGAAATCCACACAGCTCGCCACAGTATCTCACCTGGCCAACATGGACGGCAAACTGCCTCTATTGGTCCAGCAGCCCTCCAACCGCACCTTTCTCACCTTCAACTCCATCTACAAGAACCTGGTGCCATCGACCCCGCAAATCAACGTGCTCAGCTCGCTGGTCTTCCACAACCTGTACCATGCGTGGATCGTGACCATTCTGGACCCAGCATACTCCCGGCAGTTTGAAAACACATTTCTGAGCGTCAAGTCACTCGAGTCCAATACCGAGGCCCGGTTCGTCGAGCCTCTCAAAATCAGATTCATGCAGGATCTCATCACCGACCACAAGAACCTCGCCACCGCCATGGAACAGAGCACCCGACTACCAACCCGGCTAGTCATGTCCATGGAGTCGGTGTACGACAGCCATCCCGAGATTGAAGATATTTACTGCCGGGCGCACGACGCTCTGACCGCCTTTTCGAAACTGCTGGCCGAAAGCCCCTCCCAGTTCTTCAacgccaaggacaagggTTTTGAGCAGAGCGAAATCGGCTCTCTGGACTGTGTGGTGGCCGCCTTTATCTACTCGCTACGGCCCGAGTCTCCCTTTGGCCAGACTCGCCTGGGACACATGGTCCAGGATTTCCCCGATCTCAGCAGCCATGCCGTCAGTGTTATCGAGGAGGTCTACAAGAAGAATTAA
- a CDS encoding uncharacterized protein (similar to Saccharomyces cerevisiae YPR170W-B; ancestral locus Anc_7.526), whose protein sequence is MKAVVAPGKAWFCTVISAFGIVILGVLGLLFKSGSESMVGSINDPKDGAAVASTIFSAVLVYIILFVFCGLQIVLNNRQSQIRL, encoded by the exons ATGAAGGCAGTCGTGGCA CCCGGAAAAGCTTGGTTTTGTACCGTTATTTCTGCATTTGGCATCGTCATTCTCGGCGTGCTGGGCCTGCTGTTCAAGAGCGGCAGCGAATCCATGGTCGGATCCATCAATGACCCAAAGGATGGTGCAGC TGTCGCATCGACCATCTTCAGCGCCGTGCTGGTGTACATCATCCTGTTTGTCTTCTGCGGACTCCAGATTGTCCTCAACAACCGACAGTCGCAAATCCGTCTCTAG
- a CDS encoding uncharacterized protein (Compare to YALI0E16170g, similar to uniprot|O74161 Candida albicans Chitin biosynthesis protein CHS5, similar to Saccharomyces cerevisiae CHS5 (YLR330W); ancestral locus Anc_4.156), whose amino-acid sequence MVEVSLTVGKLDASLALLLTKDHHLIEFPTILLPDDAEAGSVVKITCEKDSGAEKEEEDSFQSLQKELLETYGTEQPKAPVLSAKNITQTSVVLEWEPIEIAQADIKKLVLLRDGVWCGHIPNPLVRTATKLSGFGVEKKYTFQLVLYTTAGTYESNLLEIETHSMTDLRGITVCLGEIDPNMTTVTESEISESLEDIHAKPLQNEVKLDTTHFVCTKPQGAQWEKAVDMNIPVVLPEWLRACKMDKKMVNVRNFYLDSDPKHRSQYKRAPGAPASPSIHQAESIRSTEPAASAPESAPVESAPVESTSVESTSVESTPAAAAPVESTATNSYLERSNTRHSIFTEGATEAEEVDEDPLNVELEKEVAANDAEVEAASESMAEVDLDGPSGEPDPDTVEEIAVTESDPVVVAEPEPEPEVEAETKAEEKVKEPEEAVTTDAIEPETKTVIDLTGDDKPTEPETEPEPEPESENQTEPESETTPAEETKPEPETVKSPSQLADEFAEVSLEDSKSPEDSTAEGGNKEDDDDGDEDGDEEEEVDDKQEDSKPAAASGKKNKKKNKKKGKK is encoded by the coding sequence ATGGTCGAAGTTTCGCTTACTGTCGGCAAATTGGACGCCTCTCTGGCGCTGCTGCTCACCAAGGACCACCATCTCATCGAATTCCCCACAATTCTGCTTCCCGACGACGCCGAGGCCGGCTCGGTGGTGAAGATCACCTGTGAGAAGGACTCTGGAgcggagaaggaggaagaagacagCTTTCAGAGCCTGCaaaaggagctgctggaaacgTACGGCACGGAGCAGCCCAAGGCGCCAGTTCTGAGCGCGAAAAACATCACCCAGACGTCTGTGGTGCTGGAATGGGAGCCTATTGAAATCGCCCAGGCCGATATCAAGAAACTGGTGCTGCTTCGAGATGGCGTTTGGTGCGGCCACATTCCCAACCCACTGGTGCGAACCGCCACCAAGCTGTCTGGCTTTGGagtcgagaagaagtacaCCTTCCAGCTGGTTTTGTACACCACAGCAGGCACCTACGAGTCAAATCTGCTGGAAATTGAGACCCATAGCATGACCGACCTGCGAGGTATCACTGTGTGCTTGGGCGAAATCGATCCCAACATGACAACGGTCACCGAGTCTGAAATCtccgagtctctggaggacaTTCACGCCAAGCCTCTGCAAAATGAAGTCAAGCTCGATACCACCCATTTCGTGTGCACCAAGCCCCAGGGAGCCCAATGGGAGAAGGCCGTCGACATGAACATTCCTGTTGTTTTGCCTGAGTGGCTCCGAGCCTGCAAAatggacaagaagatggtCAACGTCAGAAACTTCTACCTGGACTCTGATCCCAAGCACAGATCCCAGTACAAACGAGCTCCTGGCGCCCCCGCCTCTCCTTCCATTCACCAGGCTGAGTCCATCAGGTCCACTgagcctgctgcttctgctcctgAGTCTGCTCCTGTTGAGTCTGCTCCAGTCGAATCTACTTCTGTCGAGTCTACTTCTGTCGAATCtactcctgctgctgctgcgcCTGTCGAGTCCACTGCTACCAATTCCTATCTTGAGAGATCCAACACTCGACATTCCATCTTCACCGAGGGCGCTaccgaggccgaggaggtggacgaggaccCTCTCAACGTTGAGCTCGAAAAGGAGGTTGCCGCCAACGACGCTGAAGTCGAGGCTGCCTCCGAGTCAATGGCCGAGGTCGATCTAGATGGTCCCAGTGGAGAGCCTGACCCAGACACCGtcgaggagattgccgTTACCGAGTCTGATCCTGTTGTCGTTGCCGAACCCGAACCTGAACCCGAAGTTGAGGCCGagaccaaggccgaggagaaggtcaaggagccagaagaagcagttACCACTGATGCCATTGAGCCCGAGACCAAGACTGTAATTGACCTCACTGGAGATGACAAGCCCACCGAGCCTGAGActgagcctgagcctgagcctgaaTCTGAGAACCAGACTGAACCTGAATCCGAAACTACACCCGCCGAAGAGACTAAACCCGAGCCTGAAACCGTCAAGTCACCCTCTCAACTCGCTGACGAATTTGCCGAAGTGTCTCTGGAAGACTCAAAGTCGCCTGAGGACAGCACTGCTGAGGGAggcaacaaggaggacgatgatgatggagatgaggaCGGggacgaggaagaggaagtgGACGATAAACAGGAGGACTCGAAGCCCGCAGCTGCATctggcaagaagaacaagaagaagaacaagaagaagggcaagaagtAG
- a CDS encoding uncharacterized protein (Compare to YALI0E16214g, similar to uniprot|P53212 Saccharomyces cerevisiae YGR021w, similar to Saccharomyces cerevisiae YGR021W; ancestral locus Anc_4.158), with protein MSLLRLQSVSARAFSTSAQCLKGHSKWQNIRHTKAKQDAIKGNLATKFGNQIATAAKMGGADPAGNIRLATIIDAAKSYNVPKKTIDAAIRRGAGLDAKDKQIEQVFYEGIGPSGVSLIIECLTSNRNGLLASLNTPFNRAAGKNSGIAFPSTVQFLFTRKGCITIEKEQKSMVAPDPANPMKKIEQVTVLDFDHVMDQAIEWGAEDVEEDVDQDGKVVSYTLYTDVQDTGAVAKLVQESGIAVADFSISYIPNEDTMVDIEDEHKAGVFQAFIDSLEEIDDVTEIYTNAR; from the coding sequence ATGTCGCTTCTCCGTCTGCAATCCGTGTCTGCGCGCGCCTTCTCCACGTCGGCACAGTGTCTCAAGGGCCACTCCAAGTGGCAGAACATCCGGCacaccaaggccaagcaggACGCCATCAAGGGCAACCTAGCCACCAAGTTTGGCAACCAGATTGCAACCGCAGCCAAGATGGGCGGGGCCGATCCCGCCGGCAACATCCGACTGGCAACTATCATCGACGCCGCCAAGTCGTACAACGTGCCCAAAAAGACCATTGACGCGGCGATTCGGCGGGGAGCCGGACTGGACGCCAAAGACAAGCAGATCGAACAGGTTTTCTACGAGGGCATCGGGCCGTCGGGGGTGTCGCTCATCATCGAGTGTCTCACATCCAACCGAAACGGCCTGCTGGCCAGCCTCAACACGCCCTTCAACCGAGCCGCGGGCAAAAACTCGGGAATCGCCTTCCCTTCCACAGTCCAGTTTCTCTTCACCCGAAAGGGCTGCATCACCATTGAGAAGGAACAAAAGTCCATGGTGGCGCCGGACCCGGCTAACCCCATGAAGAAGATCGAGCAAGTGACGGTGCTCGACTTTGACCACGTCATGGACCAGGCCATTGAGTGGGGCGCCGAAGACGTGGAGGAAGATGTCGACCAGGACGGAAAGGTGGTCTCCTACACGCTCTACACCGACGTGCAGGACACTGGAGccgtggccaagctggtgCAGGAAAGTGGCATTGCCGTGGCCgacttctccatctcctaCATTCCCAACGAAGATACCATGGTGGACATTGAGGACGAACACAAGGCCGGCGTTTTCCAGGCCTTCATCGACTCCctcgaggagattgacgacGTGACAGAGATCTACACCAACGCCAGATAA
- a CDS encoding uncharacterized protein (Compare to YALI0E16236g, similar to Saccharomyces cerevisiae STE12 (YHR084W); ancestral locus Anc_5.379, some similarities with uniprot|P43079 Candida albicans CaCPH1 Transcription factor) encodes MSSIRDMLPQLARDALAQVDDMKFFLATAPANWQPGQIIRRYYLPTEEFISCVLWKGLYHITGTDIVRCISFRFEAFGRSIKNRKKFEEGIFSDLRGLKCNSDAVLESPKSPFLEFLYKNSCIRTQKKQKVYYWFSVPHDRLFVDALERDMRRELNNLEPTTEAHAEPAKSFNFDLNESLYEQLMKVTNGDGMPAVGSLPGGGHSGQQAGPSASGVGGAGGPGDAPGSGPGGIVTDSAPPEGQTQGGGPTGQIASQTVANQSAYALSDYLSTPTEYLTSMQQQLQNQIQLNQQQMASNPEYNQMVQLGGSILHGQQSHPPHPQNPQNPQHAQSQQQLPQQQQLPQKIKDENDDSQSSDFPLDYFPPSNPMDMPYLDSLYEQAPLSATYAAFPFDQSMNAATALMSQQQGQPTPSTQAAHPGSNASAAPNNKQYPSSIIPDYPDYELEHQTYIINGKVIHGTDYRQNMVIKTPLFWDFVEGKDGQGPQQPALPPSSQSQQSIHDSSDESESKKRTSSEFERDERGVKRAKSGLFEKPDSDGPPNNITQSDSASISVPASVHDENNESYMLQSGPPVSEVPKSYRNTSLAASLARNGITKKGKVPPPLSLAKPGMAPQPVYQGGVGGGHHGHVGHGGTHSGPHESAGTSEYSTIIGEDGLPHYVQRE; translated from the exons ATGTCTTCAATCAGAGATATGCTGCCCCAGCTGGCACGCGATGCCCTTGCTCAGGTCGACGACA TGAAATTTTTTCTGGCGACCGCACCGGCAAACTGGCAGCCGGGCCAAATTATCCGGCGCTACTACCTGCCCACCGAGGAGTTCATCAGCTGCGTGCTCTGGAAGGGCCTCTATCATATCACAGGAACAGACATTGTTCGATGCATCAGCTTCCGGTTCGAGGCGTTTGGACGGTCGATAAAAAACCGCAAAAAGTTCGAAGAGGGCATTTTCTCCGATCTGCGCGGTCTCAAGTGCAACAGCGACGCCGTGCTCGAGTCGCCCAAATCGCCGTTCCTCGAGTTTCTGTACAAAAACAGCTGCATTCGAACacaaaagaaacaaaaggTCTACTACTGGTTCAGCGTGCCCCACGACCGGCTGTTCGTCGATGCACTGGAACGAGACATGCGACGGGAGCTTAACAACCTAGAACCCACGACCGAAGCTCACGCCGAGCCCGCTAAGAGCTTCAACTTTGATCTCAACGAAAGTCTCTATGAGCAGCTTATGAAGGTGACCAACGGAGACGGGATGCCAGCGGTGGGCTCTCTTCCCGGAGGAGGACATAGTGGACAACAGGCGGGACCTTCCGCcagtggagttggaggtgcAGGAGGCCCAGGTGATGCTCCAGGCAGTGGTCCAGGTGGTATAGTGACCGACTCTGCGCCTCCGGAGGGCCAAACCCAGGGTGGCGGCCCCACTGGGCAGATTGCATCTCAGACGGTGGCCAACCAGAGTGCGTATGCACTGAGCGACTACCTGAGCACGCCAACAGAGTACCTCACATccatgcagcagcagctgcagaaccagatccagctcaaccagcagcagatggCCAGCAACCCCGAGTATAATCAGATGGTGCAGCTAGGCGGGTCCATTTTGCATGGCCAGCAGTCGCATCCGCCGCATCCTCAGAATCCTCAGAATCCGCAGCACGCTCAGTCTCAGCAACAACTcccgcagcagcagcagctaCCCCAAAAGATCAAGGACGAAAACGACGATTCTCAATCTTCCGATTTCCCGCTCGACTACTTCCCACCTTCAAACCCCATGGATATGCCGTATCTGGACTCGCTGTATGAGCAGGCCCCTTTGTCGGCGACATATGCGGCTTTCCCGTTTGATCAGAGTATGAACGCCGCCACGGCTCTGATGtcacagcagcagggccaACCGACGCCCTCGACACAGGCTGCACATCCGGGTTCCAACGCCTCAGCGGCACCTAACAACAAGCAGTACCCATCATCAATCATCCCGGACTACCCGGACTACGAGCTGGAGCACCAGACGTACATCATCAACGGCAAGGTGATCCATGGAACGGACTACCGGCAGAACATGGTGATCAAGACGCCGCTATTCTGGGACTTTGTGGAAGGCAAAGATGGCCAGGGACCCCAGCAGCCGGCTCTACCTCCTTCCTCACAGTCCCAGCAGTCGATCCACGACTCTTCGGACGAAtccgagtccaagaaaCGGACGAGTTCAGAGTTTGAGCGAGACGAGCGGGGCGTCAAGCGGGCCAAGAGTGGTCTTTTTGAAAAGCCAGACTCCGACGGCCCCCCAAACAACATCACACAGTCGGATTCTGCGTCTATTTCTGTGCCTGCCTCTGTGCACGACGAAAACAACGAGTCGTACATGTTGCAGTCGGGTCCTCCGGTTTCCGAGGTGCCCAAGTCATACAGAAACACGTCGTTGGCGGCTTCTCTGGCTCGCAACGGCATCACTAAAAAGGGCAAGGTTCCTCCGCCTCTGAGTCTGGCCAAACCCGGCATGGCGCCTCAGCCGGTgtatcaaggaggagtagGAGGAGGACATCATGGTCATGTGGGGCATGGAGGTACCCATTCGGGCCCCCACGAGTCTGCCGGCACATCCGAGTATTCCACCATCattggagaagatggacttCCTCACTACGTTCAGAGGGAGTAG
- a CDS encoding uncharacterized protein (Compare to YALI0E16258g, weakly similar to uniprot|Q9UU96 Schizosaccharomyces pombe Hypothetical 83.3 kDa protein, similar to Saccharomyces cerevisiae GRC3 (YLL035W); ancestral locus Anc_4.22), producing the protein MTKRKSALSALKPTKKQVISSEDSDPEVVVVTNPPLDSPDAEESFISITEEDEAVRQLSTFDFSAKNTKVVRDETRGRSRVFHGMKFKETIVLRGAYVVTVWSGVIHINGALVNINSPVDIPVFAPASHALPQIEAAAGAPETRESGDEDVMEALHQLEGSSVIVEIAAMPRRSENPLITVSNFGKMSSGNIVPFVRQLWHCSEDDGSNYSRIYNTASVVTKSQAAVIPGIYDEWAEVCDDIRRLKHSSTMVVGSQNTGKSTFCKYLSAFMTTKKTGTSVAFVDLDPSNCEFTAPGQVSVTVIGAGHLSPYSILGPSFTHVTAPTYSRFVGYNNPKDDTRGYIEACKAVIDFAKGLKLPLVFNTCGWVRAAGHDLLRQLIDHVKPSDVVFTRDPGVDADQARLAESVKARSHVLDAPDAEPPRFTGAEQHSLQTVTYLHGGNLASHLSDLPALEVGLESVYVGILDSEGVDLADVALSTNSTLLAVMTMDKKTVKHAEITPDGLQYLPNFDIPQGECLGQAMVQFAGASVRLHTPVSASLLNAQLAADKAIVLVRGRIPLPVYELWDSRKGGEQAYVSFDVNSGVGSEAWVARRGLKRK; encoded by the coding sequence ATGACGAAGCGGAAAAGTGCGTTGAGTGCGCTGAAGCCGACGAAAAAACAGGTCATCAGCTCGGAGGATTCGGATCCCGAAGTCGTTGTGGTCACCAACCCTCCTCTGGACTCTCCGGATGCAGAGGAGTCGTTCATCAGCATCACCGAAGAAGATGAGGCCGTCAGACAGCTCAGCACTTTTGATTTCAGTGCAAAGAACACCAAGGTGGTACGAGATGAGACTCGCGGTCGATCGCGAGTTTTCCACGGCATGAAATTCAAAGAAACCATCGTTCTACGGGGAGCCTATGTAGTCACGGTGTGGAGTGGAGTTATCCATATCAACGGAGCTCTGGTGAACATCAACTCTCCGGTCGATATTCCCGTGTTTGCGCCCGCGTCTCACGCTCTTCCTCAAAtcgaggctgctgctggagctccCGAAACTCGAGAATCGGGGGACGAAGACGTCATGGAGGCATTGCATCAATTGGAGGGATCCTCGGTCATTGTGGAGATCGCAGCAATGCCGCGACGGTCAGAAAACCCGTTGATTACGGTCAGCAACTTTGGGAAGATGTCCTCGGGCAACATTGTGCCGTTTGTGCGTCAATTGTGGCACTGCTCTGAGGATGACGGCAGCAACTACAGCAGAATCTACAACACAGCCAGTGTAGTGACGAAATCGCAGGCAGCGGTCATTCCCGGCATCTATGACGAATGGGCCGAAGTGTGTGACGACATTCGGCGACTCAAgcactcctccaccatgGTAGTGGGCTCTCAAAACACCGGCAAGTCCACCTTTTGTAAATACTTGAGTGCGTTCATGACCACCAAAAAGACCGGCACCTCTGTGGCGTTTGTGGATCTAGATCCTAGCAATTGCGAGTTCACTGCCCCCGGTCAGGTGTCTGTGACTGTTATTGGCGCAGGTCACCTTAGTCCCTATTCCATTCTGGGACCCTCCTTCACACACGTTACAGCCCCCACCTACAGTCGGTTTGTGGGTTACAACAACCCCAAAGATGACACCAGGGGGTACATTGAGGCGTGTAAGGCAGTTATCGACTTCGCCAAGGGTCTCAAGCTGCCCCTGGTGTTCAATACCTGCGGCTGGGTGCGTGCTGCGGGACACGATCTTCTGCGACAGCTCATAGATCATGTGAAGCCGTCAGACGTGGTGTTTACACGTGATCCCGGCGTCGACGCCGACCAGGCGCGACTGGCTGAATCCGTCAAGGCCCGATCGCACGTTCTCGATGCTCCAGATGCAGAGCCTCCACGTTTCACAGGTGCAGAACAACACTCGCTCCAGACTGTCACGTATCTGCACGGAGGCAATCTTGCGTCTCATTTGAGCGACCTCCCGGCCCTCGAGGTGGGTCTGGAGTCTGTTTACGTTGGTATTCTCGACTCTGAGGGCGTTGATCTGGCCGATGTGGCACTGTCTACCAACTCCACTCTTTTGGCCGTCATGACgatggacaagaagaccgtCAAGCACGCGGAAATCACCCCCGACGGACTCCAGTACCTGCCCAACTTTGACATTCCGCAGGGCGAGTGTCTTGGACAGGCCATGGTGCAATTTGCAGGAGCTAGCGTCCGTTTGCATACCCCTGTATCAGCATCTCTGCTCAACGCGCAGCTTGCAGCCGATAAGGCCATTGTGCTGGTCCGAGGACGTATTCCCCTGCCTGTCTACGAGCTGTGGGACTCTCGAAAGGGTGGAGAACAGGCCTACGTCTCTTTCGACGTGAACAGCGGAGTTGGTTCCGAGGCTTGGGTAGCTAGACGTGGACTTAAGCGCAAGTGA